A genomic segment from Polyangium mundeleinium encodes:
- a CDS encoding DUF4147 domain-containing protein, producing the protein MITAEAALRHVLAEVFRESLAALDPARLVAEALPSRPPEGARVRLFAAGKAAAAMARGALSRWGDCIEATLVVTVDGAPLAFRGLDLQSAAVVLRAAHPVPDERSVAAAHAALAHVRGLGPADRVLALISGGSSALLVLPPPGLDLDDERHVVRALLEGGAPIHDVNLVRRHLSRIKGGRLAAAAAPAFVETLALSDVVGGALHDIGSGPTVPDPTTAAEARVALARYAPAELAARVAPHLDDTETPFPTRTAARLLAGPEDFARAAAANLSARGFSVRIEPPEGGDARAVVEKRLAQAAALDPGSAIVIACEPTLALPPERGRGGRAGWVALAAMKRLPPGVALLCGASDGTDGSSSAAGAVVSPGAANDFDAARIDAALAGYDDAAIHHALGTAIDTGPTGQNLTDLHILARFFSES; encoded by the coding sequence ATGATCACCGCCGAGGCGGCCCTCCGGCACGTCCTCGCCGAGGTCTTTCGAGAGAGCCTCGCCGCGCTCGACCCGGCCCGCCTCGTGGCGGAGGCCCTGCCCTCGCGGCCCCCTGAAGGCGCGCGCGTCCGGCTCTTCGCCGCGGGCAAAGCGGCGGCGGCGATGGCCCGGGGCGCTCTCTCCCGCTGGGGCGATTGCATCGAGGCCACGCTCGTCGTGACCGTCGACGGCGCGCCGCTCGCCTTTCGCGGGCTCGATCTCCAGAGCGCAGCCGTCGTCCTCCGCGCTGCACACCCTGTCCCCGACGAACGCAGCGTCGCAGCGGCCCACGCGGCGCTCGCGCACGTACGTGGCCTCGGCCCCGCGGATCGCGTCCTCGCGTTGATCTCGGGCGGCAGCTCTGCGCTCCTCGTGTTGCCTCCGCCCGGGCTCGACCTCGACGACGAACGCCACGTCGTCCGCGCGCTCCTCGAAGGTGGCGCGCCGATCCACGACGTGAACCTCGTGCGCCGCCACCTCTCGCGCATCAAAGGCGGACGGCTCGCCGCCGCGGCCGCGCCTGCATTCGTGGAGACGCTCGCGCTCTCCGACGTCGTCGGCGGCGCGCTGCACGACATCGGCTCCGGCCCCACGGTCCCCGATCCCACGACCGCCGCCGAGGCCCGCGTCGCGCTCGCCCGGTATGCCCCCGCCGAGCTTGCCGCGCGCGTCGCGCCCCACCTCGACGACACGGAAACCCCGTTCCCCACGCGCACCGCGGCCCGCCTGCTCGCCGGCCCCGAGGACTTCGCCCGCGCTGCCGCCGCGAACCTCTCCGCGCGTGGTTTTTCCGTCCGGATCGAGCCCCCCGAAGGCGGTGACGCGCGCGCCGTGGTGGAAAAACGCCTCGCGCAGGCTGCGGCGCTTGACCCAGGCAGCGCGATCGTCATCGCGTGCGAGCCAACGCTCGCCTTACCGCCCGAACGCGGACGCGGCGGACGCGCTGGCTGGGTCGCGCTTGCCGCCATGAAAAGACTTCCTCCGGGTGTCGCGCTCCTCTGCGGCGCCTCCGACGGCACCGACGGAAGCTCCTCCGCCGCAGGCGCCGTCGTGAGCCCTGGCGCCGCGAACGACTTCGATGCAGCGCGAATCGACGCGGCGCTCGCTGGCTACGATGATGCCGCGATCCACCACGCCCTCGGCACGGCGATCGACACGGGCCCGACAGGGCAGAACCTCACGGATCTGCACATCCTGGCGCGTTTTTTCTCGGAGAGCTGA
- a CDS encoding biopolymer transporter ExbD — MGGVDVGSEGGKKKATNAEINMVPFIDLLMCTIAFLLITAVWVTNSRMNADAQVPGPPNPDKELTPQTPEKVLNLHIGESDFALVWKQGATVVSEVRVPKPPPSDSAVIRYSDLAKKIEAEWNSNGSHRDPSDKKLDQAIMHTDNRTPFKEVVAVLDALYTTKRKVKLPEGDKDLPVFNMTFSVR; from the coding sequence ATGGGTGGCGTAGACGTAGGCAGCGAGGGCGGCAAAAAGAAAGCGACGAACGCGGAAATCAACATGGTCCCGTTCATCGACCTGTTGATGTGCACGATCGCGTTCCTCTTGATCACGGCTGTGTGGGTCACGAACTCGCGCATGAACGCGGACGCGCAGGTGCCTGGGCCGCCGAACCCCGACAAGGAACTCACGCCGCAGACGCCCGAGAAGGTGCTGAATCTGCACATCGGCGAGAGCGATTTCGCGCTCGTGTGGAAGCAGGGTGCGACCGTCGTGAGCGAGGTGCGTGTCCCCAAGCCGCCGCCGAGTGACAGCGCCGTGATCCGGTATTCGGACCTCGCGAAGAAGATCGAGGCCGAGTGGAATAGCAACGGCAGCCATCGCGATCCGAGCGACAAGAAGCTCGATCAGGCGATCATGCACACCGACAACCGCACTCCCTTCAAGGAGGTCGTCGCGGTGCTCGACGCGCTTTACACGACGAAGCGCAAGGTGAAGCTCCCCGAGGGGGACAAGGACCTGCCGGTCTTCAACATGACGTTCTCCGTCCGCTGA
- a CDS encoding MotA/TolQ/ExbB proton channel family protein, translated as MWPILFWSILTIGIIVERSIYLFGASINKDVFLATMQKCILAGDVAKAVKMCSAANAPLARIVQAGLVKVNRPDEEVQAAMDEAALRELPRLSKNTPYLGLLANLAMLSGLLGTVTGLIMAFGSVSGESIDPSQKARVLAAGISEAMNCTAFGLAVAIIALIGFAILNGKTQHLEDDINEASVMVLNLVVANRQKVNVAAVGQAAA; from the coding sequence ATGTGGCCCATCTTGTTCTGGTCGATCCTGACGATCGGCATCATCGTGGAGCGCTCCATCTATCTGTTCGGCGCGTCGATCAACAAGGACGTCTTCCTCGCCACGATGCAGAAGTGCATCCTCGCGGGTGACGTGGCCAAGGCCGTCAAGATGTGCTCCGCCGCCAACGCGCCGCTCGCCCGCATCGTGCAGGCTGGCCTCGTGAAGGTGAACCGTCCCGACGAAGAGGTTCAGGCTGCGATGGACGAGGCCGCGCTCCGCGAGCTTCCGCGCCTCAGCAAGAACACCCCGTACCTCGGCCTCCTCGCGAACCTCGCGATGCTCTCGGGCCTCCTCGGCACCGTGACGGGTCTCATCATGGCATTCGGCTCCGTCTCCGGTGAGTCGATCGATCCGAGCCAGAAGGCGCGCGTTCTCGCGGCAGGCATCTCGGAGGCCATGAACTGCACCGCGTTCGGCCTCGCCGTCGCGATCATCGCCCTCATCGGCTTCGCCATTCTCAACGGCAAGACGCAGCACCTCGAGGACGACATCAACGAGGCGTCGGTCATGGTGCTGAACCTCGTCGTGGCGAACCGCCAGAAGGTGAACGTCGCGGCCGTGGGCCAGGCGGCTGCCTGA
- a CDS encoding ExbD/TolR family protein, with protein MGGHAKPPSKHHNPHAHVIHQPGRRLMHHIPLKFVWNKVAGHGRRSGNAALNLVSFIDFLITTVIFLLMSFSASGEITVDKNVKLPKAENVEDIIDAPMVAVNGNQILVDGTLAGSTRAIEELGRMQKIDELFNLLKNKRELWKQVQPNKPFPGVCILQVDSNVPAIVVKSVFQTAAFAGYPNVSFMVAKLPKSG; from the coding sequence ATGGGTGGCCACGCCAAACCTCCGTCCAAACATCACAACCCCCACGCCCACGTCATCCACCAGCCTGGTCGGCGGTTGATGCACCACATCCCGCTGAAGTTCGTGTGGAACAAGGTGGCGGGGCACGGCAGGCGGAGCGGCAACGCCGCGCTGAACCTGGTCAGCTTCATCGACTTCTTGATCACCACCGTCATCTTCCTCCTGATGTCCTTCTCGGCGTCCGGTGAGATCACGGTCGACAAGAACGTCAAACTGCCGAAGGCCGAGAACGTCGAGGACATCATCGACGCGCCGATGGTCGCCGTGAACGGCAACCAGATCCTCGTCGACGGCACGCTCGCCGGCTCGACGCGCGCGATCGAGGAGCTCGGCCGTATGCAGAAGATCGACGAGCTCTTCAACCTCCTGAAGAACAAGCGCGAGCTCTGGAAGCAGGTGCAGCCGAACAAGCCGTTCCCCGGCGTCTGCATCCTCCAGGTCGACTCGAACGTGCCCGCGATCGTCGTGAAGAGCGTCTTCCAGACCGCTGCGTTCGCCGGTTACCCGAACGTCAGCTTCATGGTCGCCAAGCTCCCCAAGAGCGGCTGA